A genome region from Camarhynchus parvulus chromosome 15, STF_HiC, whole genome shotgun sequence includes the following:
- the CMKLR1 gene encoding chemokine-like receptor 1: MALPNLSDYLDGLNNNYSDYPDYTYEDTGGAWADPAHDPKDITRILSVIIYSVSCVLGILGNGLVIAIITLKMKKSVNAVWFLNLAVADFLFNIFLPINIAYTAMSYHWIFGTVMCKLNSFLLILNMYTSVLLLTTISFDRYVSVVFPVWSQNHRSTNLAYGVCVVIWTLGIVMSCPSLVFRDTAQTRSSVICFSNFSLSRNKSYEGLALVRHRTVTITRFLAGYILPITIITFCYVAIVFNLRRNRLAKSKKPFKIIVTIIVTFFLCWSPYHLLNLLETVPDAVPWSVFEIFIPLTTALAASNSCMNPVLYVFMGQDFKKFKVTLLSRLVNALSEETGHSSIVHRSFSKISSMTEKETTVV, translated from the coding sequence ATGGCGCTTCCCAACCTGTCCGATTACCTGGACGGCCTCAACAATAACTACAGCGACTACCCCGACTACACCTACGAGGACACGGGCGGCGCGTGGGCAGACCCAGCCCACGACCCCAAGGACATCACCAGGATCCTGTCCGTCATCATCTACAGTGTGTCCTGCGTGCTGGGCATCCTGGGCAACGGCCTTGTCATCGCCATCATCACCCTCAAGATGAAGAAGTCGGTGAACGCCGTCTGGTTTCTCAACCTGGCCGTGGCCGACTTCCTCTTCAACATCTTCCTGCCCATCAACATCGCCTACACGGCCATGAGCTACCACTGGATCTTCGGCACAGTCATGTGCAAGCTCaactccttcctcctcatcctcaacATGTACACCAGCGTCCTGCTGCTCACCACCATCAGCTTCGACCGCTACGTGTCCGTGGTGTTCCCGGTGTGGTCGCAGAACCACCGCTCCACCAACCTGGCCTACGGGGTTTGTGTGGTCATCTGGACCCTGGGCATCGTCATGAGCTGCCCCTCGCTCGTCTTCCGGGACACGGCGCAGACCAGGAGCTCCGTGATTTGCTTCAGCAACTTCTCCCTCTCCAGGAATAAATCCTACGAAGGGCTGGCTCTGGTGAGGCACCGCACCGTGACCATCACCAGGTTCCTGGCCGGGTACATCCTCCCCATCACCATCATCACCTTCTGCTACGTCGCCATCGTCTTCAACCTGCGCCGCAACCGCCTGGCCAAGTCCAAGAAGCCCTTCAAGATCATTGTCACCATCATTGTCACCTTCTTCCTCTGCTGGAGCCCCTACCACCTGCTGAACCTGCTGGAGACGGTGCCCGACGCGGTGCCCTGGTCTGTGTTTGAGATCTTCATCCCGCTCACCACGGCTCTGGCAGCCTCCAACAGCTGCATGAACCCCGTCCTCTATGTCTTCATGGGCCAGGACTTCAAGAAGTTCAAGGTGACCCTCCTTTCCAGGCTGGTGAACGCCCTCAGCGAGGAGACGGGACACTCCAGCATCGTGCACAGGAGCTTCTCCAAGATCTCCTCCATGACTGAGAAAGAGACAACAGTTGTGTAA